One segment of Primulina tabacum isolate GXHZ01 chromosome 6, ASM2559414v2, whole genome shotgun sequence DNA contains the following:
- the LOC142550028 gene encoding uncharacterized protein LOC142550028, producing MSFRVTPSKVGASVKQNGTVQQLQTMVQSLQQQMQQNQLEMQEMRSMFLQSMNQQNQQEQVAIGGICSGIGNEVSSNGDIDIGVKKNGNFDNVSQSNLRNVNLGDIRANTKCKLLHWCADELVVAEGRIASTNPNTKMHHFVLGRSCSKVWVDKVLVEKVDLIRPNDEMQFLEDAIGNTINPGHYVALLLTTTLYPSTSAAAGNKSSTKNNNTPLRVTRIKLLRPTDIKFDKYR from the exons ATGAGTTTCAGAGTTACACCATCAAAAGTTGGAGCTTCTGTGAAACAAAATGGAACTGTTCAACAACTTCAAACTATGGTACAAAGCCTTCAACAACAAATGCAACAAAATCAGCTAGAAATGCAAGAAATGAGATCCATGTTTTTACAAAGTATGAATCAACAAAATCAGCAAGAACAG GTTGCTATTGGTGGCATTTGTAGCGGTATTGGGAATGAAGTTAGTAGTAATGGTGATATCGATATTGGTGTCAAGAAAAATGGTAATTTTGATAATGTTTCTCAg TCAAATTTGAGGAATGTGAATCTTGGAGATATCCGTGCTAATACTAAATGTAAGCTACTTCATTGGTGTGCTGATGAATTAGTTGTTGCAGAAGGTCGAATTGCATCCACAAATCCAAACACAAAAATGCATCACTTTGTTCTTGGTAGATCTTGTTCGAAAGTTTGGGTTGATAAGGTTTTAGTGGAGAAGGTTGACCTAATTCGACCAAATGATGAAATGCAGTTTCTCGAAGACGCTATAGGAAACACG ATCAATCCCGGTCACTATGTCGCACTTCTCCTCACCACCACCTTGTATCCATCCACCTCCGCCGCCGCCGGAAACAAGAGTAGCACAAAAAACAACAACACCCCACTGCGTGTAACGCGTATTAAGCTCCTTAGGCCTACTGATATAAAATTTGACAAGTACCGTTGA